A window from Vicia villosa cultivar HV-30 ecotype Madison, WI unplaced genomic scaffold, Vvil1.0 ctg.000493F_1_1, whole genome shotgun sequence encodes these proteins:
- the LOC131628925 gene encoding linamarin synthase 2-like → MGSTPNQTQKPHAVFVPFPAQGHVNPSMQLAKLFRCNGFHITFVNNEFNHKRLIKSLGEEFVKGLPDFQFETIPDGLPESDKDATQDIPALCDATRKNCYGPFKELVIKLNTSSPYPVTCIIADGTFGFAGRVARDLGIPELQLWTASACGFVGYLQFEELVKREILPFKDENFNVDGTLDTSLDWITGMKDIRLKDLPSFIRVTDLNDIMFDFLGSEAQNCLKSSAIIINTFEELEGEALDNLKAKNPNIYSIGPINTLGRHFLEQDNGFKASGSNFWKSDPECIKWLNKWEPCSVLYINYGSITVMTDHHLNEFAWGIANSKLPFLWIMRPDIVMGENTTLPQEFLDEVEDRGYITSWCFQDQVLAHPSVGGFLTHCGWNSTLEAITYGVPTICWPFFAEQQTNCRYLCNIWKIGMEINHDVKREEITNLVIELMEGQKGKEMSQKSLEWKKKTRIATDFGGSSYKNFHKLIKEILHQNSI, encoded by the exons ATGGGTTCCACGCCTAATCAAACACAAAAACCACATGCAGTATTCGTACCATTTCCAGCACAGGGTCATGTCAATCCTTCCATGCAACTAGCCAAACTCTTCCGCTGCAATGGTTTCCACATAACCTTTGTCAACAACGAGTTTAATCACAAACGTTTGATAAAATCTCTTGGAGAAGAGTTTGTGAAAGGTCTCCCAGATTTTCAATTTGAGACCATACCTGATGGTTTACCAGAATCAGATAAGGATGCAACACAAGATATTCCAGCGTTGTGTGATGCAACTAGGAAAAACTGTTATGGTCCATTCAAAGAGCTTGTGATTAAGCTCAACACTTCATCACCATATCCAGTTACTTGCATAATTGCTGATGGAACTTTTGGATTTGCTGGGAGAGTGGCTAGAGATTTAGGGATTCCAGAGTTACAGTTGTGGACAGCTTCTGCTTGTGGCTTTGTTGGATATTTGCAGTTTGAGGAACTTGTCAAGAGAGAAATTCTTCCATTCAAAG aTGAAAATTTCAATGTCGATGGCACATTGGATACAAGTTTAGATTGGATTACAGGAATGAAAGATATCAGACTAAAAGATCTTCCAAGTTTCATAAGAGTCACTGATCTAAATGATATTATGTTCGATTTTTTGGGTTCTGAGGCACAAAATTGTTTGAAATCATCAGCAATCATCATTAATACATTTGAAGAATTGGAAGGTGAAGCTCTTGACAATCTCAAGGCCAAAAACCCAAACATATATAGCATTGGGCCAATTAACACTCTTGGTAGGCATTTTCTCGAACAAGATAATGGTTTTAAAGCAAGTGGATCAAATTTTTGGAAAAGTGATCCAGAATGCATAAAATGGTTGAACAAATGGGAACCTTGCTCagtattatatattaattatggaAGTATAACTGTTATGACAGATCATCACTTGAATGAGTTTGCATGGGGTATAGCAAACTCCAAGTTACCATTTTTATGGATAATGAGACCTGATATTGTGATGGGTGAAAATACTACTTTGCCACAAGAGTTCTTAGATGAAGTTGAGGATAGAGGATACATAACTAGTTGGTGCTTTCAAGATCAAGTTCTTGCTCATCCATCAGTTGGGGGATTTCTAACTCATTGCGGTTGGAATTCGACACTTGAAGCTATTACTTATGGTGTGCCCACTATTTGTTGGCCCTTCTTTGCTGAACAACAGACAAATTGTAGGTATTTATGCAACATTTGGAAAATAGGAATGGAAATCAATCACGATGTGAAAAGGGAAGAGATAACAAATCTTGTCATAGAATTGATGGAAGGACAAAAGGGAAAAGAAATGAGCCAAAAGAGTTTAGAGTGGAAGAAGAAAACTAGAATTGCTACTGATTTTGGAGGATCGTCATACAAGAATTTTCATAAATTAATCAAAGAGATTCTTCATCAAAATTCTATTTGA